AAATAATATCAATAAAAAATGTCAAAAGAAAAAATAAAAAGAAGAGACCGGCTGTTAAATACGGAGTTGATTTTGATTTATGGGAAATGTAAAAATGTTGAATAAAGGATATACATTTATACAGAGCAGCATAAGGCTGATAAAAAAGAATGAATCAGTTGAAAACAAGGATTTTGTTTTGGAAATGGGTGTAAAAATTGTAAAAAATAAAAAACAGCAGTTTGATAAAGCTGTTATAATATATACTTTTATGATTCGGCCTGCTAAAAATTGTAACTATGAAATACTTGTGATTTTGAGAAGTAATTTAGAGTTCAAAGGGACAGACATAGAGGAAAAAGAAAGAATTTTGAGACGTGAAGCACCGCTTTTACATTTTGAAGTAGCAAAACTTGAGTTTGACAGTTTACTTTATAAAGTTTTTAAAGAAAATATCCCGGCATATGAACTTGACATTTTTGAACTTTTGGAAAATGAAGAAAAAGACGGGACTTTATATTTTCCAGAAGAATTTTTTAAGAATTTTGAATAGAATCTGTATGATGAGAACGTGAATTTCCCGTGAAACATACTGTGATGATAAAAGGACTATACTGAAAATAAACAGCATAGTCCTTTTTTGAATTATATATATTTGTATTTATTCAAAATATTGAGTTTTTAAAATGAATATTGCACAGATAGTTTTCCTGAAAGATCGGTTATGACAGCCTTGCAGTCTTTAAGATAAAATGCGGTAAGTGCTGGATTATCCCATGTCTGATAGATGCTTTTCACCAGTTTATTTTGATTAATAATTTTCTTTTTTATTATTTCAGAATCAGAAAAAATAACTTTGCCTGAAATTCTCAGCCATTTCATATTATTTGATAAAACTGATAATTCTATATACGGTGATTTTTGGAGTTCCATATACACTTCTTTCTTTGTTCCTGTACAAAACCACAGCTTATTATCATATTCAAACATAAACTGGAACGGTCTTACTTTAGGCTTGTTATCCAGACCTGCGGTAGCCAGAAACTGTACAGGATTTTGAATTAAAAATTCTATTACTTCTTTCATACTATCACTCAGATACAACAGTAAAACGT
The sequence above is drawn from the Sebaldella sp. S0638 genome and encodes:
- a CDS encoding pyridoxamine 5'-phosphate oxidase family protein, whose translation is MKEVIEFLIQNPVQFLATAGLDNKPKVRPFQFMFEYDNKLWFCTGTKKEVYMELQKSPYIELSVLSNNMKWLRISGKVIFSDSEIIKKKIINQNKLVKSIYQTWDNPALTAFYLKDCKAVITDLSGKLSVQYSF